In Nocardia yunnanensis, one DNA window encodes the following:
- a CDS encoding type II toxin-antitoxin system Rv0910 family toxin, whose protein sequence is MAKLKVSVDVPIPPDQAWAHASDLPELDKWLTLHEGWRGPVPEGLTPGTRLVGVATVKGFRNRVTWTVKTAEPPNRLVLNGSGIGGTKFGIELRVAPTATGSKVTADFDLGGAPLFGPIGSVVARALRGDVERSLDRFVQLYG, encoded by the coding sequence GTGGCCAAGCTCAAGGTATCCGTAGACGTCCCCATCCCGCCCGATCAGGCCTGGGCGCACGCCTCCGACCTGCCCGAACTCGACAAGTGGCTGACCCTGCACGAAGGCTGGCGCGGACCGGTGCCCGAGGGCCTCACCCCCGGCACCCGGCTCGTCGGCGTCGCCACCGTGAAGGGCTTCCGCAACCGGGTCACCTGGACGGTGAAGACCGCCGAACCACCGAATCGACTGGTGCTCAACGGCTCCGGCATCGGCGGCACCAAATTCGGCATCGAGTTGCGGGTGGCCCCCACCGCGACCGGCTCGAAGGTCACCGCCGACTTCGATCTCGGCGGAGCGCCGCTGTTCGGACCCATCGGATCGGTGGTCGCCCGCGCGCTGCGCGGCGATGTCGAACGTTCCCTCGACCGCTTCGTCCAGCTCTACGGCTGA
- a CDS encoding DUF2252 domain-containing protein — protein MSTVELGAAEVGRAARKRVARSALGEWRAGVGRADPVSVLERQAETRVAELVKIRYARMAAGLFPFYRGGPAIMAGDLAVGEHTGLVVQLCGDAHLSNFGLFASPERSLVFDVNDFDETLPGPFEWDVKRLVASVAVAARANGCEDTEAGAAAVAAAQAYRETMARLATLGETEVWYQMVDAEQVQELLKPKDRKQSEKVISKARTRTSLQALGKLTEPGPDGLPCIKADPPLVMPIPKELHTELNSVLTDYRATLPEERRVLLDRYELRDIAMKVVGVGSVGTRCFIALLTGRNTGDPLFLQVKQAENSVLAPYSGPSQFLHQGHRVVHGQRLTQSAGDIFLGWATGPDGLHYYWRQLRDMKGSMVIDEMSAAQLKQYATLCGHTLARGHARSGDRVAIAAYLGSGDVFDKAMGEFALAYADQTAADYESLLAAIESGRIVAEGGAGDTSE, from the coding sequence ATGTCGACTGTGGAGTTGGGGGCGGCGGAGGTTGGGCGGGCGGCGCGGAAGCGGGTGGCGCGGTCGGCGTTGGGGGAATGGCGGGCGGGGGTGGGGCGGGCGGATCCGGTGAGTGTGCTGGAACGGCAGGCGGAGACTCGGGTGGCCGAGTTGGTGAAGATTCGGTATGCGCGGATGGCGGCGGGGCTGTTTCCGTTCTATCGGGGCGGGCCCGCGATCATGGCGGGGGATCTCGCGGTCGGGGAGCACACGGGGCTGGTGGTGCAGTTGTGCGGGGACGCGCATCTGTCGAACTTCGGGTTGTTCGCGTCGCCGGAGCGGTCGCTGGTGTTCGATGTCAACGATTTCGACGAGACATTGCCGGGACCGTTCGAATGGGATGTAAAGCGGCTGGTCGCCAGTGTGGCGGTGGCGGCGCGGGCCAATGGGTGCGAGGACACCGAGGCGGGCGCGGCGGCGGTGGCGGCGGCGCAGGCCTATCGCGAAACCATGGCGCGGCTGGCCACCCTCGGCGAGACCGAGGTCTGGTATCAGATGGTCGACGCCGAACAGGTCCAGGAACTGTTGAAACCCAAGGACCGCAAGCAGTCCGAGAAGGTGATCAGCAAGGCGCGCACCCGGACCAGCCTGCAGGCCCTGGGCAAGCTCACCGAGCCCGGGCCCGATGGCCTGCCGTGCATCAAGGCGGATCCGCCGCTGGTCATGCCGATACCGAAAGAGCTGCACACCGAACTGAATTCGGTGCTCACCGACTACCGTGCCACGCTGCCGGAGGAGCGCCGGGTCCTGCTGGATCGGTACGAATTGCGTGATATCGCAATGAAAGTCGTGGGCGTGGGCAGCGTGGGAACCCGATGCTTCATCGCGCTGCTGACCGGACGCAACACCGGCGATCCCCTGTTCCTCCAGGTCAAGCAGGCCGAGAATTCCGTGCTGGCACCCTATTCGGGCCCGAGTCAGTTCCTGCACCAGGGGCATCGCGTGGTGCACGGGCAGCGGCTCACCCAGTCGGCGGGTGACATCTTCCTGGGCTGGGCCACCGGGCCGGACGGACTGCACTACTACTGGCGGCAGTTGCGAGATATGAAGGGCTCCATGGTCATCGACGAGATGTCGGCGGCGCAGCTGAAGCAGTACGCCACCTTGTGCGGCCATACTCTGGCGCGCGGGCACGCGCGCTCGGGCGACCGAGTCGCGATCGCCGCCTACCTGGGCAGCGGCGATGTCTTCGACAAGGCCATGGGGGAATTCGCGCTCGCCTACGCCGACCAGACGGCGGCCGATTACGAATCCCTGCTGGCGGCCATCGAATCCGGCCGGATCGTCGCGGAGGGCGGCGCGGGCGATACGAGCGAGTAA
- a CDS encoding MAB_1171c family putative transporter encodes MSYPPLPPYSSLPETAAWPLWTCTALVTLLRIVWCRDSFGSRHVNNALIGSTLAWLLMIATAQNHIQRWEPGLTAARQYQLANALMILVTAEAYLVVSHAQQRKTPRLPVVYTAAALMGLGYLLLGSPIAARGGLVLQYPGWQSAPMTLLFVIFPYACAVLIVSASLQDLRGRPPWSARVFSLLFLVIFTGLLCSLTFGLTTSLVLATGHVDAFTEYAAQTDRMAFVVDSIGFTPLAAIPLALRLIDALRGDPAARAVATLAPLWSDLTRACPEVVQPRPAGADPTYLLHRSVIEINDAILGLAPYVPAERRTTAGDFAAVARALTAACAVRSAGGAADPAAPALGLPGGADLQSEARILSALSKEWSKCQPYPIRPGAFRS; translated from the coding sequence GTGTCGTACCCGCCGCTCCCCCCGTACTCCTCGCTGCCGGAGACCGCGGCCTGGCCGCTGTGGACGTGCACGGCGCTGGTGACCCTGCTCCGAATCGTCTGGTGCCGTGACTCTTTCGGCAGCCGGCACGTCAACAACGCGTTGATCGGTTCGACGCTGGCCTGGCTGCTGATGATCGCCACCGCGCAGAACCACATTCAGCGATGGGAGCCGGGGCTGACGGCGGCCCGGCAGTATCAGCTGGCCAATGCCCTGATGATCCTGGTGACCGCCGAGGCGTATCTGGTGGTTTCGCATGCGCAGCAACGGAAGACGCCACGGCTGCCGGTGGTGTACACCGCCGCCGCGCTGATGGGACTGGGATATCTGTTGCTGGGCAGTCCGATCGCGGCGCGGGGCGGGCTGGTGTTGCAGTACCCGGGCTGGCAATCGGCACCGATGACGCTGCTGTTCGTCATCTTTCCGTACGCGTGCGCGGTGCTGATCGTGTCGGCGTCACTACAGGATCTGCGGGGCCGGCCGCCGTGGAGCGCACGCGTGTTCTCGCTGCTGTTCCTGGTGATCTTCACCGGCCTGCTGTGCAGTCTGACCTTCGGGCTCACCACCTCGCTGGTGCTGGCGACCGGGCATGTCGACGCGTTCACCGAGTACGCGGCGCAGACCGACCGGATGGCCTTCGTGGTTGACAGCATCGGCTTCACCCCGCTGGCCGCGATCCCCTTGGCGCTGCGGCTGATCGACGCCCTGCGCGGTGATCCGGCCGCGCGGGCGGTCGCGACCCTCGCGCCCCTGTGGTCGGATCTGACCCGGGCGTGCCCCGAGGTGGTGCAGCCGCGCCCGGCCGGAGCCGATCCCACGTATCTGCTGCATCGCTCGGTCATCGAGATCAATGACGCGATTCTCGGTCTGGCCCCGTATGTCCCCGCGGAAAGACGCACGACGGCAGGCGATTTCGCCGCTGTCGCGCGGGCGTTGACGGCGGCGTGCGCGGTGCGGTCGGCGGGTGGTGCGGCGGATCCGGCCGCGCCCGCCCTCGGATTGCCGGGCGGCGCGGATTTGCAGTCGGAAGCCCGTATTCTGTCCGCGCTGTCGAAGGAGTGGTCGAAATGTCAGCCGTACCCCATCCGCCCTGGCGCGTTCCGCTCGTAG
- a CDS encoding FeoA domain-containing protein has translation MSSLMDSKPGETFRIGRLRLLGRQRRRLLELGLIPGAPVSVSAIGVCGGRILRVGEARIAVDRATARAIEVARDRAQHTPVTGA, from the coding sequence GTGAGCTCGCTGATGGACAGCAAACCCGGAGAGACTTTCCGGATCGGACGCCTTCGACTCCTGGGCCGACAGCGACGACGCCTGCTCGAGCTGGGTCTGATTCCCGGCGCGCCGGTGAGTGTCTCCGCGATCGGCGTCTGCGGCGGCCGCATCTTGCGCGTCGGTGAGGCGCGGATCGCGGTGGACCGCGCCACCGCCCGCGCGATCGAGGTGGCGCGCGACCGCGCCCAGCACACTCCGGTCACCGGCGCATGA
- the feoB gene encoding ferrous iron transport protein B, whose protein sequence is MTAAATVALVGNPNVGKSTLFNAATGARQWVGNWPGTTVEVSEGPWKLAAGRTIRLLDLPGTHSLLPAAPDEAVTRDALLAAGPDRPDLVVAVVDAANLTRSLYLLSQILETGLPTVVAMTMTDVAAGRGTPVAADRLAKALGVPVVSLVARGGTGVPALAAAVDATLTEARVPIAPHLGDDVESAITTLKPQLPEHYPARWLALALLAGDTPPEVPADLAATARTILTEATDEPPACDDDGEILIAERRYGWAHDVRAAVVAPVAARVTRSDRVDRIVTHRWLGVPLFLAVMWLVFELTTTVAKPLQDAFGGLITGPVADAASDLLTALHAPRPLIGLVRDGFINGVGQVLSFVPLMLIMFVLLALLEDSGYMARAAFVADRLMRTIGLPGRAVLPLIVGFGCNVPAIAGTRVLANPRHRLLTALLIPFTSCNARLVVYVLLAGVFFGSQAGTVVFAMYLVSILLVVGIGYLLRNIMFRDMADEPLVLDLPPYRRPSLRVLGTHTWQKMRGFLTTASGIIVATVTGVWLLASIPVGGGTFGEVPAEHSALGAVSSAVSPAFAPAGFDDWHAGAALVSGFVAKEAVVATISQSYSLDDPGHGPADAPLSDSLRETFRQSSSGHTTPAVLAFMMFLLAYTPCMTTLAVLRNTIGMRMTLLSVAMQLSVAWLLAVAVFQLGRVFW, encoded by the coding sequence GTGACCGCAGCCGCCACCGTGGCGCTGGTCGGCAATCCGAATGTCGGCAAGTCGACCCTGTTCAATGCCGCCACCGGCGCGCGCCAGTGGGTCGGCAACTGGCCGGGCACCACGGTCGAGGTGAGCGAGGGCCCGTGGAAACTGGCCGCCGGCCGCACGATTCGCCTGCTCGACCTGCCCGGTACCCACAGCCTGCTGCCCGCCGCCCCCGACGAGGCGGTCACCCGCGACGCCCTGCTCGCCGCCGGACCGGATCGCCCGGATCTCGTGGTCGCCGTGGTCGATGCCGCGAACCTGACACGCAGCCTGTATCTGCTGTCGCAGATCCTGGAGACGGGCCTGCCCACCGTGGTCGCCATGACCATGACCGATGTGGCCGCCGGCCGCGGCACACCCGTGGCCGCCGACCGGCTGGCCAAGGCGCTCGGCGTGCCGGTGGTGTCGCTGGTGGCGCGCGGCGGCACGGGGGTACCGGCCCTCGCGGCCGCCGTCGACGCGACGCTGACCGAGGCCCGCGTCCCCATCGCGCCACACCTCGGCGACGATGTGGAGTCCGCCATCACGACGCTGAAACCACAACTGCCGGAACACTATCCGGCGCGCTGGCTGGCGCTGGCCCTGCTCGCCGGCGACACCCCGCCGGAGGTGCCGGCCGATCTGGCCGCGACGGCCCGCACGATCCTGACCGAGGCCACCGACGAGCCGCCGGCTTGCGACGACGACGGCGAGATCCTCATCGCCGAACGCCGGTACGGCTGGGCGCACGATGTGCGCGCCGCCGTGGTCGCCCCCGTCGCGGCCCGCGTCACCCGCAGTGATCGCGTGGACCGGATCGTCACCCACCGCTGGCTCGGCGTCCCCCTGTTCCTGGCCGTCATGTGGCTGGTGTTCGAACTCACCACCACGGTCGCCAAGCCGCTGCAGGATGCGTTCGGCGGCTTGATCACCGGCCCCGTCGCCGACGCGGCGTCCGATCTCCTGACCGCTCTGCACGCGCCGCGCCCCCTGATCGGCCTGGTGCGCGACGGTTTCATCAATGGCGTGGGCCAGGTGCTGAGCTTCGTGCCGCTCATGCTGATCATGTTCGTTCTGCTTGCGCTGCTGGAGGATTCGGGTTACATGGCCCGCGCGGCCTTCGTCGCCGACCGGCTCATGCGCACCATCGGCCTGCCCGGGCGCGCCGTGCTGCCGCTGATCGTCGGGTTCGGCTGCAATGTGCCCGCCATCGCCGGCACCCGGGTGCTGGCCAACCCCCGCCACCGCCTGCTGACCGCCCTGCTCATCCCGTTCACCAGCTGCAATGCCCGGCTGGTGGTGTACGTGCTGCTGGCCGGCGTCTTCTTCGGCAGCCAGGCGGGGACGGTGGTGTTCGCCATGTACCTCGTCTCCATTCTGCTGGTGGTCGGCATCGGATACCTGTTGCGCAACATCATGTTCCGCGATATGGCCGATGAACCGCTGGTCCTGGACCTGCCGCCCTACCGCCGCCCCAGCCTGCGGGTGCTGGGCACGCACACCTGGCAGAAGATGCGAGGCTTCCTGACCACCGCCAGCGGCATCATCGTCGCCACCGTCACCGGCGTATGGCTGCTGGCGTCGATTCCGGTGGGCGGCGGCACGTTCGGCGAGGTGCCGGCCGAGCACAGCGCGCTGGGTGCGGTGTCGTCGGCGGTGTCGCCCGCTTTCGCGCCGGCCGGTTTCGATGACTGGCATGCCGGGGCCGCGCTCGTGAGCGGCTTCGTGGCGAAAGAGGCCGTGGTGGCGACGATCTCGCAGTCCTACAGCCTGGACGATCCGGGTCACGGCCCCGCCGACGCCCCGCTGTCGGACTCCCTGCGCGAGACGTTCCGGCAGTCCTCCAGCGGGCACACCACACCCGCGGTGCTGGCGTTCATGATGTTCCTGCTCGCCTACACCCCGTGCATGACCACGCTCGCGGTGCTGCGCAATACGATCGGCATGCGCATGACGCTGTTGAGCGTGGCGATGCAGCTGTCGGTCGCCTGGCTGCTGGCGGTGGCGGTCTTCCAGCTCGGCCGGGTTTTCTGGTGA
- a CDS encoding ImmA/IrrE family metallo-endopeptidase → MSGEDRLESLIANLVIPEPWDLRRFVDTLAEQRGKPIALVGRSGLRAAGFPCGLLAETEELTLIVYEERSSRYMVEHTVLHEIGHLLLDHEGERIHAALGDYLGGLVGPAALTRLETALARGVFGTAKELEAEAFANLIMPAMRRRPFAPLRNVFVRG, encoded by the coding sequence GTGAGCGGTGAGGACAGGCTCGAATCGCTGATCGCGAACCTGGTGATCCCGGAACCCTGGGACCTGCGGCGATTCGTCGACACCCTCGCCGAGCAACGCGGCAAACCCATTGCGCTGGTGGGCCGTTCCGGGCTCAGGGCGGCCGGTTTCCCGTGCGGGCTGCTCGCCGAGACCGAGGAGTTGACGCTGATCGTCTACGAGGAGCGGTCCTCGCGCTACATGGTCGAGCACACGGTGCTGCACGAGATCGGCCATCTGCTGCTCGATCACGAGGGCGAGCGCATTCACGCCGCGCTCGGCGACTACCTCGGCGGCCTGGTCGGCCCGGCGGCGCTGACCCGCCTGGAGACCGCGCTGGCCCGCGGGGTGTTCGGCACCGCCAAGGAGCTCGAGGCAGAGGCGTTCGCCAATCTGATCATGCCGGCCATGCGGCGGCGGCCGTTCGCGCCGCTGCGCAATGTCTTCGTGCGCGGGTGA
- a CDS encoding VOC family protein, with the protein MSELDHVVLATPDLAGTVETVGRLLGVKPVAGGAHTGRGTRNYLLGLGNGAYLEIIGPDPEQPEPELPRPFGIDELSEARLAGWLVRVENIDAAVARARSAGYDPGDASDLSRTTPDGRILRWRLTFPAPSTGTQVVPALIDWGDTDHPANELPEVPLRELEIVHPHPEPVTAQLRALGVDFAVRAGNRPALIARIGADEPVVLL; encoded by the coding sequence GTGAGCGAACTCGATCATGTGGTGCTGGCGACGCCGGATCTGGCGGGCACGGTGGAGACGGTGGGCCGGCTGCTGGGCGTGAAACCCGTTGCGGGTGGCGCACACACCGGCCGCGGAACCCGCAACTATCTGCTGGGCTTGGGCAACGGCGCCTACTTGGAGATCATCGGACCGGACCCCGAGCAACCGGAACCGGAACTGCCGCGGCCGTTCGGCATCGACGAGCTGAGCGAGGCCCGGCTGGCGGGATGGCTGGTCCGGGTCGAGAACATCGACGCGGCCGTGGCCCGGGCGCGATCGGCCGGTTACGACCCGGGGGACGCGTCGGATCTGTCGCGAACGACACCCGACGGGCGAATCCTCCGGTGGCGCTTGACCTTTCCCGCGCCCAGCACCGGAACGCAGGTGGTGCCGGCGCTCATCGACTGGGGCGACACCGACCATCCGGCGAACGAGCTGCCGGAGGTGCCGCTCCGCGAACTCGAGATCGTGCACCCGCATCCCGAGCCCGTCACGGCGCAGCTGCGAGCGCTCGGCGTCGATTTCGCTGTGCGCGCGGGGAATCGGCCGGCCCTGATCGCCCGGATCGGTGCGGACGAGCCGGTCGTACTGCTCTGA
- a CDS encoding cytochrome P450, protein MSAVPHPPWRVPLVGDALSLSARTPAQSITGHAERLGDVYEVRVLRYPRMLVVNSAALAEPILDDRGWTKVNGPAFRRLAPMAPTGLLFTDTEDAVWRLAHDRLQPAFSRAAMRRYHAAMNPVIAAHLRRWSASAQPIDVGERTQDLAYDLITRAGFGTRLTSTQRREFVDTMFVLIRTTNRGKVIPFLDAVLGVNPVPPHAQALRRHVEMVVDSGSSEAPLTAALSDTDPERGAPLTRQQIIDQAVVMLIAGHETTAGTVAFALYELSRHPEVADRARAELAGTGKAPAELVYEDIAGLRYLRAVVDETLRLHPVAPAFLRAARTPATIAGHRVTPDDWIYLNLLAIHRDPAVWIDPDSFSPDRFLTGPAPLTYKPFGTGARACIGRALALHETVLTLAHLVHDHELWSTGYRLDIEEFPTLKPRNFTLRVTARAAVG, encoded by the coding sequence ATGTCAGCCGTACCCCATCCGCCCTGGCGCGTTCCGCTCGTAGGCGACGCGTTGTCGCTGTCGGCCCGGACACCGGCGCAGAGCATCACCGGCCACGCCGAGCGACTCGGGGACGTCTACGAGGTGCGGGTGCTGCGGTATCCGCGCATGCTCGTGGTGAATTCGGCCGCGCTGGCCGAACCGATTCTCGACGACCGCGGCTGGACCAAGGTCAACGGTCCCGCCTTCCGGCGGCTCGCGCCCATGGCGCCGACCGGTCTGCTGTTCACCGACACCGAGGACGCGGTCTGGCGGCTGGCCCACGACCGGCTGCAACCCGCGTTCAGCCGGGCCGCGATGCGCCGCTACCACGCGGCCATGAACCCGGTCATCGCCGCGCACCTGCGGCGCTGGAGCGCATCTGCGCAGCCGATCGATGTCGGCGAACGCACCCAGGATCTCGCGTACGACCTCATCACCCGGGCCGGATTCGGGACCCGGTTGACCTCCACGCAGCGGCGCGAATTCGTCGACACCATGTTCGTGCTGATTCGAACCACCAACCGGGGCAAGGTGATTCCGTTCCTCGATGCCGTTCTGGGCGTGAACCCGGTGCCGCCGCATGCGCAGGCGCTACGGCGGCACGTCGAGATGGTCGTCGACTCGGGCAGTAGTGAAGCGCCGTTGACGGCGGCGCTGAGCGATACCGATCCGGAGCGGGGTGCGCCGTTGACCCGGCAGCAGATCATCGACCAGGCGGTCGTCATGCTGATTGCCGGTCACGAAACCACGGCGGGGACAGTCGCTTTCGCGCTGTACGAGTTGTCGAGGCATCCCGAGGTCGCCGATCGGGCCCGCGCCGAACTCGCCGGAACGGGCAAGGCCCCGGCGGAATTGGTCTACGAGGACATCGCGGGGTTGCGATATCTGCGTGCGGTCGTCGACGAGACGCTGCGGCTGCATCCGGTGGCCCCGGCGTTCCTGCGCGCCGCTCGCACCCCGGCCACCATCGCGGGCCACCGGGTCACTCCCGACGACTGGATCTACCTGAATCTGCTTGCCATTCACCGGGACCCGGCCGTCTGGATCGATCCGGACAGTTTCTCCCCCGACCGTTTTCTGACCGGACCGGCTCCGCTCACCTACAAGCCGTTCGGGACCGGGGCGCGCGCCTGCATCGGCCGTGCCCTCGCCCTGCACGAGACGGTCCTCACCCTGGCTCATCTGGTGCACGACCACGAGTTGTGGAGCACCGGATATCGCCTCGACATCGAGGAGTTCCCGACCTTGAAACCGCGCAACTTCACGCTGCGGGTCACCGCCCGCGCCGCGGTGGGCTGA
- a CDS encoding FeoC-like transcriptional regulator, with translation MTSPLRRVLAEITSSRGEFNLDQVARTVGVSADEARAMVDYWTRKKRLSVERIGSGCPSTGCGGCTASGCPTGESGPVLLAITPRPQRD, from the coding sequence GTGACCAGCCCGCTGCGCCGCGTCCTGGCCGAAATCACCTCGTCCCGTGGGGAATTCAACCTCGACCAGGTAGCGCGCACGGTCGGTGTCTCCGCCGACGAAGCGCGCGCCATGGTCGACTATTGGACCCGCAAGAAACGGCTGTCGGTGGAACGAATCGGATCCGGTTGCCCCAGCACCGGGTGTGGCGGCTGCACCGCCTCCGGCTGCCCCACCGGCGAGAGCGGCCCGGTACTCCTGGCGATAACGCCTCGGCCGCAGCGGGATTGA
- the hrpB gene encoding ATP-dependent helicase HrpB has product MVSLAVVWGGRQTGADMKLPELPDLPVRAALDEIVGTLAAHGTAVLVAPPGTGKTTLVPLALGAASPGRVVIAEPRRLAARAAAARMAALLGERVGATVGYSVRGDRKVGAGTRIEVVTSGLLVRRLQSDPELSGVDVVVLDECHERHLDADLLLALLLDARAGLRPDLRVLATSATVAAERLSVLLGGGEVAAPVLRVQGRAYPVEFEYVPPLARERIEQQVARATRIALADNAGDVLVFLPGAGEIRRTAELLSDLRDVDVMPLHGRLAAAAQDTALRPGPRRRVVLSTAVAESSLTVPGVRAVVDSGLARVPRIDHRRGLSGLATVRVSAAVVEQRAGRAGREGPGRAWRCWPEYEHATLPAYPEPEIRTADLTRLALELACWGTVDGQGLAWWDPPPAGGLAAGRAVLRALSAVDDHGVVTERGRRMAAVGLHPRLARALLDGAQEVGPRAAAEVVALLDDDTLVPGIDLVAALRTLRAQRPARWEREARRLATPATPNPAAGQGSRSAGGDDPALIAALAYPERVARRRAAGSSSYLMAGGTAVTLPPGSGLADAEWLAVAVAGRDPGQSEGRIRLAAKADEQLARTAAANLLESVDEVDWRDGDLVARRVERLGAIVLSERPLRDPDPTLISAALLRGLAAQGLELLRWTDEARDLRRRLDFLHRAVGAPWQAMDDETLLATAETWLGPELSAACRRTDLERIDAGNALRRLLPWPEAARLDELAPERLEVPSGSRIRLDYSADPPVLAVKVQEIFGWTDPPRLAGGRVPILLHLLSPAQRPIAVTADLPSFWRTGWPQVRADLRGRYPKHAWPEDPTTVIAHRGTARNAHRPT; this is encoded by the coding sequence GTGGTCAGCTTGGCCGTGGTGTGGGGTGGGCGGCAGACTGGGGCGGATATGAAGCTGCCGGAACTTCCCGACCTGCCTGTTCGCGCGGCCCTCGACGAGATCGTGGGGACGCTTGCCGCGCATGGGACCGCCGTCCTGGTGGCGCCGCCGGGCACCGGGAAGACGACGTTGGTGCCGCTGGCGCTGGGCGCCGCGAGCCCGGGACGGGTGGTGATCGCCGAGCCTCGGCGGCTGGCCGCTCGGGCCGCCGCCGCGCGGATGGCGGCGTTGCTGGGGGAGCGGGTGGGTGCGACCGTGGGGTATTCGGTGCGCGGGGACCGCAAAGTGGGGGCCGGGACGCGGATCGAGGTGGTGACCTCCGGTCTGCTGGTGCGACGGCTGCAGAGCGATCCGGAGCTGAGCGGGGTCGATGTCGTGGTGCTCGACGAGTGTCATGAGCGGCATCTCGACGCGGATCTGCTGCTGGCGCTGCTGCTCGATGCCCGCGCGGGATTGCGGCCCGATCTGCGTGTGCTGGCCACCTCGGCAACCGTTGCGGCGGAGCGACTTTCGGTACTGCTGGGCGGGGGAGAGGTGGCCGCGCCGGTGCTGCGGGTGCAGGGGCGGGCCTATCCGGTGGAATTCGAGTATGTGCCGCCGCTGGCTCGCGAGCGCATCGAGCAGCAGGTGGCGCGGGCGACGCGAATAGCGTTGGCGGACAATGCCGGAGACGTCCTGGTGTTCCTGCCCGGGGCAGGGGAGATCCGCCGCACCGCCGAATTGCTCTCGGATCTGCGCGATGTCGATGTGATGCCGTTGCACGGCCGGTTGGCCGCGGCCGCACAGGACACCGCGCTGCGGCCCGGGCCGCGCCGGCGCGTGGTGCTGTCCACCGCGGTCGCCGAATCCAGTCTGACCGTGCCGGGCGTGCGGGCGGTGGTGGACTCGGGTCTGGCGCGGGTGCCGCGCATCGACCATCGGCGCGGGCTGTCCGGCCTTGCGACCGTGCGGGTTTCGGCCGCGGTCGTCGAACAGCGCGCGGGTCGTGCGGGCCGCGAGGGGCCCGGTCGCGCCTGGCGCTGCTGGCCCGAATACGAACACGCCACCCTCCCCGCCTACCCGGAACCGGAGATCCGCACCGCCGACTTGACCCGGCTCGCACTGGAATTGGCGTGCTGGGGCACCGTCGACGGTCAGGGCCTGGCGTGGTGGGATCCGCCGCCCGCGGGCGGTCTGGCCGCGGGACGCGCGGTGCTGCGCGCATTGTCGGCCGTGGACGACCATGGCGTGGTGACGGAGCGAGGCCGGCGGATGGCGGCGGTCGGCCTGCACCCGCGGCTGGCCCGCGCCCTGCTCGACGGCGCGCAGGAGGTCGGGCCGCGGGCGGCCGCGGAGGTGGTCGCCCTTCTCGACGACGACACCCTCGTCCCCGGCATCGATCTCGTGGCCGCGCTGCGCACGCTGCGCGCCCAGCGCCCCGCACGGTGGGAGCGGGAGGCTCGACGCCTCGCCACGCCGGCCACACCGAATCCTGCTGCCGGACAGGGGAGTCGATCTGCAGGAGGTGACGATCCGGCGTTGATCGCGGCGCTGGCCTACCCGGAACGGGTGGCGCGGCGTCGAGCGGCGGGGTCGTCGAGTTACCTGATGGCGGGTGGTACGGCGGTGACATTGCCGCCGGGCAGCGGTCTCGCGGATGCCGAATGGCTGGCGGTGGCGGTGGCGGGCCGCGATCCAGGGCAGTCGGAGGGGCGAATCCGATTGGCCGCCAAGGCCGATGAGCAGCTCGCGCGGACGGCGGCGGCCAATCTGCTCGAGTCGGTGGACGAAGTCGACTGGCGTGACGGCGATCTCGTGGCCCGGCGCGTGGAACGACTCGGCGCGATCGTGCTGTCGGAGCGGCCACTGCGCGACCCGGACCCGACGCTGATCTCGGCGGCGCTGTTACGCGGTCTCGCCGCGCAGGGCTTGGAGCTGCTGCGCTGGACCGACGAGGCCCGAGATCTGCGCCGCCGCTTGGATTTCCTGCATCGCGCCGTCGGCGCGCCGTGGCAGGCCATGGACGACGAGACCCTGCTGGCCACTGCCGAAACCTGGCTCGGTCCAGAACTTTCCGCCGCGTGCCGCCGCACCGACCTCGAGCGGATCGACGCTGGGAACGCCCTGCGCCGCCTGCTGCCCTGGCCCGAGGCCGCCCGCCTGGACGAGCTCGCCCCCGAACGCCTGGAAGTGCCGTCCGGCAGCCGCATCCGCCTCGACTACTCCGCCGACCCACCCGTACTGGCGGTCAAGGTCCAGGAGATCTTCGGCTGGACCGATCCGCCCCGGCTGGCCGGCGGCCGCGTCCCGATCCTGCTGCACCTGCTCTCACCCGCCCAGCGCCCGATCGCCGTCACCGCCGACCTGCCCTCCTTCTGGCGCACCGGCTGGCCCCAGGTCCGCGCCGACCTGCGCGGCCGCTACCCCAAGCACGCGTGGCCGGAAGACCCCACCACCGTCATCGCGCACCGCGGTACCGCCCGCAACGCCCACCGGCCCACCTGA